GAACGTTCCTCTCTTTTCCAAAATCTCTATTTGCGCTGGTTTTCCAGTTAAATTCGTTTTAGTACAAATACTCTTCTGTTGCCGCGAGCGAGAATGAGTTGAAAAGATGACTTTTTTGACTAAAACAATGCGGCAGGGGTTTTTCCAAGTGAAGATGTTCTTCACTAAGATGATCGGAGTAGCGGTTTGGTGttgttctaaattttttttggtaaaaaaattgataataatgttggtttcttggaatttttattaatttgttTGCTTTTCAGTGATAGTTGAGGTTTTTTTTGGGCTTAGTTTTGATTTTGTGAGCAAATATGATgattaaaacaaaatgaaattggCACGTAATATGCTGAAATTGATGAAATGTATAGAAGTACTTGATGTTTCCTAATAATTGGGGTGAGTAAATGGAATTGGAAATTATTGgatattatttgttggttttaatTGAAGAAACCGAAAGATTATTCTGTTATTCGCACATTGTTATGTTTGTTTGAGTTATTGTTCATTTTCCTAAAATTGGAATTTTCAATGTGAATTAGAGTAAATTTCTTACCTTTTATCAATTCAGTGATATTTTTGGATTTCATGAACAGTTGGGCATGTTGAGTCGAAATTGGAGTTCTTTTTCATCCTTACCACTGTCTGgaggtaatttttttaaaatgtaattCTATcatctgaatttaaattttttattttcttattgcCGTTGTGGGATTCTGATCGGCAAAATCTTGTTTTGTTTGGGATAAacctctgaaaaaaaaaatgaagagaatGAGGATGCACGAGCTAAGTTGATTGGAGATCAAGACTTGGGAATACCAATGCCCCAACGTGGattcaacttgaaggagctCAAGGATGAGGTCTGTTTCTCTAGTATGATCTTCAATAGTAACATGTAATATTCTTCCGTGTTACTGATTAGTTAAGATAGGTGAACTAATTATATTAGGTCTGTTTATTTTGTGCATTGAACTTGCTCTGGTTGTCATAGGCTACAAGAGGCTTCCTGTTTGATTTCCtctgagatttgcatttttttggattatACAGATATAAATCCATGTAGAAAGACTTTGTGGAATGCCTGCTGGCTTATAATTCTTTCTCTTCAAGTTTCAGGTTACCATTCTTGATAAAAATGAAACGTTTATGGAATTTTGGTTTTTGACTCCGAAGTTCTTTAACTGCCATATGATTGTTTGTAGATTTTGCTAGTACTGTCAGATTAAGTAGTATGGAACAATTGAGATTTTCTATTTGGTTATCAGTGCATTGAGCTCCATGGAGTTTTATTATTCATGCCATCATCTCATTTTAGAGTTACTTTTCCCTGCTGCTAAATCTAGGATAAAATCCTAGTTGGTAAATCTTCTAATAATTAAGGGTGTGCCATTTGCTGGATTGAGATTCAGTGAAAATTAACTTTAGATACATCTTTCACTATTTCAGGGCAGCATTATTCACTTATCTACTATGTGGAGACTAAAGGTATTTACTGTTTTCGGCAAACTATGCTGCAGGCTTGTAGAACATTACGTGAAACTCCTGCAAATTTTTGCCAAGCTCCAGAGAAATGGAACAATTTATCAGCTCAGAAGGGAGGCTGTGAGAATTCAAGATGTAGATCATGGATCACCAATACATCTGTTGAGGAACGCGACTTAGAAGTGAAATTTGAGCAGCCCCTGACACCAGTGAAATGTTGTGGGCGGTGGGTAAAGGTTTCTGGTTCATTGGAGCATAAATCTAGCAGGTATAATACCTGGCCTCCCTATTAGTCTTTAGAATGTGTCATATTTGGGCATGACGTAGAATGGTAACTTACAAGGTATTGCAGaactctcattttttttttctgtactACATAAATTCTAATCTGTTCTCTTTTCTTACCTCTtctttggttttcttttttgtctctaGATTTCTCCCCTACATGGTTTTTATAATTTACTAGACATAGCTCAAGTAGAACTTTAAGCTTATTCTACTAATTTGGTTGAACATAAACTTTATAACTTTTATTGGTTTTCCGTCcctgtttttatttattatggTTTGTATAATTCAGTAGGCAGACGTTGGTTCATGTATAATCTTTTTGTTTGGAGTTAAAAAAGGAGTAAGTCTCTTTTTTGAACAGGTCTAAGGAAAACACTAGGTATTCCATGGGAGAGTTTGTTATAAAAGCTGATCATTGTCTTTGCCTTCCGAATTCCTTACTATACAGTGCTTTATGGTAGTTTATCTTGCTCCAAACATCAGAACATTCCTCTGTTTTATTTGCCATTTACTTGAAACTTCAATGGTTCTTGACattttttcatgttttgattctGAAGTTGCATGACTAATAGGCAAAATGCTGGAAGAGTTTCTACTAGCTCAACTGAAGGCAAAGAAATTGAGGATGCTGGATCCGTCGAACTTATTGCTAGTTCGAGAAACGGCCTTACAGGTTCATTAGCTACACCCAGGGATATTTCTCCATTCATAATAGGTGAGAACAAGTCTGTGGAGTTTGATTGTTACTCTGATACTTCTTCAGTTACATCAGAAAACTATTCATCTGAAACATCTACTCAAAGCTTGAATCAATCTGGATCAGCAAGCAATTTAAGTACTGCAAATTCTTCCTGTTATCCAACCCCAATCAAACTGTCTGATAAGATGCAAACATCTGGAATAGTTTTCCCTGTATATCTAGATGCTTTTGGACAGGACAAAAATACTCGTATCACATCTCTGTATTTGTATTCTGTCTTGAATCCTGTTGAGAATTTCTCTCAGTGGAAACAGTTGAAGAATGAAGATACTAATGATCATCAGAACAGTCACATTAAAGAACCTTGTGTACGTGTTGATAAGGAAACTCCTATGTCAGATGTGGGGACAGGTGGAACTTCAGCGGGACAAGAGTTGAAGGTAGAGGCAAGCTGGTCCTCTTGGTCCTCTTGGCCAAGAGCACTTTTCCGAGATCCTGATGGTGATCCCGAACATAATGAGTTTGCTGCTGGTGAAAACTCCCATTGTTGTAGAATTCAAGTAGATAGGTCCATTCTTGGGATGGATGCCTCTGACTGGGATAAAGATGAATCTCTTTTGGAATTCCATGATCAGGTGGGTGCGGTGACTAGAAATCAGACTCCTTTATCATCAGCACTACTGTCTGAAGGTATTCTCTCATGTGATTCtgtgttatttatttgattttcttaTTGTGTTTGTGGGATTCTGATGGGAGAaatcttgttttgttttggacAAAACTTCGCAAAATTGAAGAGACTGATGATACTCCAACTAAGTTGAAGGAAGATCAAGACTTGGGAACGCCAAAGCCTGAACTTGAGTCCAATATAAAGAAGCTCAAGGATGAGGTCTGTTGCTCTAGTATGATCTTCAATGCTAAGATAGTAGATCCCTTCTTGTTTTAAGTCAGACTAATTCATTAAATTTGGTCTGCTTATTTTGTGCATTGAACATGTTCTGGTCTAGAGTCCTTTCTTTTCAAGTTTTGTAATATTGTTCTTGATAAGATTAAAATGTTATGGCCTTGTCATGACAGATAACTTTGGGCTTAAGTTTAAGAGTTCTGTAATTGTCATATGCATGTTTCTAGGTTTTGCTAGTACTCTCTGCATGTGTAGCATGGAACAGTTGAGATTTGCTGTAATAGTTACCAGTGGATTGAGATCCATGGAGCTTTGTAATTTATCTCAATTTAGAGTTATTTTTCCCTGCTGTGAATGCTTGGATAGAATTTTAGTCGGTGTATATTCTGATTTTAAGGTGTGGGCTATGTGCTGGATTAAGTTTCAGGGAAGAATACACAAGTGCAAAGAGGTTTCACCCAAATGGTGGGATGGGAATGGAATTCCCAATACAACACACAAGTACAGAGAGGTATATCTCTCCGTCCTGATCGTTCCTTTCTTCTCTTCC
The DNA window shown above is from Coffea arabica cultivar ET-39 chromosome 5e, Coffea Arabica ET-39 HiFi, whole genome shotgun sequence and carries:
- the LOC113722708 gene encoding protein JASON-like isoform X2, whose amino-acid sequence is MTFLTKTMRQGFFQVKMFFTKMIGVAVWCCSKFFLLGMLSRNWSSFSSLPLSGENEDARAKLIGDQDLGIPMPQRGFNLKELKDEACRTLRETPANFCQAPEKWNNLSAQKGGCENSRCRSWITNTSVEERDLEVKFEQPLTPVKCCGRWVKVSGSLEHKSSSCMTNRQNAGRVSTSSTEGKEIEDAGSVELIASSRNGLTGSLATPRDISPFIIDVGTGGTSAGQELKVEASWSSWSSWPRALFRDPDGDPEHNEFAAGENSHCCRIQVDRSILGMDASDWDKDESLLEFHDQVGAVTRNQTPLSSALLSEETDDTPTKLKEDQDLGTPKPELESNIKKLKDEFQGRIHKCKEVSPKWWDGNGIPNTTHKYREDRKVCWHETPFEERLEKALFEETFIRQRRQTSRAINFGSS
- the LOC113722708 gene encoding protein JASON-like isoform X3, translating into MTFLTKTMRQGFFQVKMFFTKMIGVAVWCCSKFFLLGMLSRNWSSFSSLPLSGENEDARAKLIGDQDLGIPMPQRGFNLKELKDEACRTLRETPANFCQAPEKWNNLSAQKGGCENSRCRSWITNTSVEERDLEVKFEQPLTPVKCCGRWVKVSGSLEHKSSSCMTNRQNAGRVSTSSTEGKEIEDAGSVELIASSRNGLTGSLATPRDISPFIIDVGTGGTSAGQELKVEASWSSWSSWPRALFRDPDGDPEHNEFAAGENSHCCRIQVDRSILGMDASDWDKDESLLEFHDQVGAVTRNQTPLSSALLSEETDDTPTKLKEDQDLGTPKPELESNIKKLKDEGRIHKCKEVSPKWWDGNGIPNTTHKYREDRKVCWHETPFEERLEKALFEETFIRQRRQTSRAINFGSS
- the LOC113722708 gene encoding protein JASON-like isoform X1, whose translation is MTFLTKTMRQGFFQVKMFFTKMIGVAVWCCSKFFLLGMLSRNWSSFSSLPLSGENEDARAKLIGDQDLGIPMPQRGFNLKELKDEACRTLRETPANFCQAPEKWNNLSAQKGGCENSRCRSWITNTSVEERDLEVKFEQPLTPVKCCGRWVKVSGSLEHKSSSCMTNRQNAGRVSTSSTEGKEIEDAGSVELIASSRNGLTGSLATPRDISPFIIDVGTGGTSAGQELKVEASWSSWSSWPRALFRDPDGDPEHNEFAAGENSHCCRIQVDRSILGMDASDWDKDESLLEFHDQVGAVTRNQTPLSSALLSEETDDTPTKLKEDQDLGTPKPELESNIKKLKDEVWAMCWIKFQGRIHKCKEVSPKWWDGNGIPNTTHKYREDRKVCWHETPFEERLEKALFEETFIRQRRQTSRAINFGSS